The nucleotide window CCTTCAGGTGCTTGAACAGCGCGTTGTCGCGCGAGGTGACGTGCTTCACGATGCTTCGGGTGGCAGGAACGTGACGTGCTGCGCGGCCTCGGCGGCCGCGGCACCGGCAAAGGCGTCGGCGTCGGCATCAGCCATGTCGTCGATGACCGGCGCGGCGGCGGCCATGCCGGTGAACAGCGGCCGCTGCCCCAGCGCCTCGCGCACGGGCGCGAACGAGCGGCGATGGTGCGGGGTCGCGCCGAATTCGGCCAGCGCGGCCAGGTGCTGCGGCGTGCCGTAGCCCACGTGCGAATCGAAGCCGTACTGCGGGTAGGCCGAGTGCAGCGCCATCAGCGCGCGGTCGCGCGCCACCTTGGCCAGGATCGACGCGGCCGAGATCGCCTTGACCAGCGCATCGCCCTTGACGATGGCTTCGACCGGGAACGCGACCTGCGGGCAGCGGTTGCCGTCGACCTGCACCAGGTCCGGCACCACGCCGCTGGCGGCCAGGCCCTGCACCGCGCGCTGCATCGCCAGCATGCTGGCGTGCAGGATGTTGATGGTATCGATTTCCTCGACCGTGGCGAAGGCGATATGCCAGCCCAGCGCGCGCTCGCAGATCTTCTCGTACAGCGCCTCGCGTTTGGCCGCGGTCAGGATCTTGGAATCGGCCAGGCCGCGGATCGGGCGTTTCGGGTCCAGCACCACCGCGGCGGCATAGACCGGCCCCGCCAGCGGGCCGCGGCCGGCTTCGTCGACGCCGCACAGGTACTGGATGGCGCGGGCATCCGGCGCCAGGTCCAGCCCCAGCTGAGGCGTGGCAGCATTGCGGCGTGCCATCAGACGGTCCCCCGGCTGCGCATCAGGTCGACCACGACATCGGCCGCCAGTTGCGCGGTGTTGCACTTGAGCGTTTCGTGCATCCGCGTGAAATGCTCGTAGAGGAAGGCGGTGTTGCCCTCGTCGTTGAGCTGCAGCAGGGTCTCGCGGGCCAGCGCCTCGGGCGTGGCGTCGTCCTGCAGCAGTTCGGGGACGACAAAGCGCCCTGAAAGGATATTAGGCAATCCCACGTACGGCAGGTAACCCTGCCGCTTCATGATCTGCGCGGTCAGCCAGGGCACCTTGTACGAGATCACCATCGGCTTCTTGTACAGCGCCGCCTCCAGCGTCGCGGTGCCGCTGGCCAGCAGCACCACGTCGGCGGCTTCCATGGCCTGGTGCGACTTGCCGTCGACAATGGTAAGGCGCAGTTCCGGGTATTGCCGGTGCAGGTCTTCGACGATGGCGCGCAGCGGCGCGCTGGCGGCCGGCAGCGCGAACGCCAGGTTCGGGTCCATGCGCTGCATGCGAGCCATCGCCGCGAAGAAGGTGGCGCCGAGGTTGCGCACCTCGGACTGGCGGCTGCCCGGCAGCACGGCGACGATGCGGTGCCCGGCCGGCAGGCCGAGTTCGGCGCGCGCGCCGGCGACATCGGGCACCATCGGGATCACGTCGGCCAGCGGATGGCCGACATAGGTGGCCGGAATGCCGGCCC belongs to Cupriavidus taiwanensis and includes:
- the rnhB gene encoding ribonuclease HII, with the protein product MARRNAATPQLGLDLAPDARAIQYLCGVDEAGRGPLAGPVYAAAVVLDPKRPIRGLADSKILTAAKREALYEKICERALGWHIAFATVEEIDTINILHASMLAMQRAVQGLAASGVVPDLVQVDGNRCPQVAFPVEAIVKGDALVKAISAASILAKVARDRALMALHSAYPQYGFDSHVGYGTPQHLAALAEFGATPHHRRSFAPVREALGQRPLFTGMAAAAPVIDDMADADADAFAGAAAAEAAQHVTFLPPEAS
- the lpxB gene encoding lipid-A-disaccharide synthase is translated as MVAGEASGDLLASLMMGGLQARLAETGESVDYAGIGGKRMMARGFTSRWPMETLSVNGYVEVLGSLREILATRRAVRDWLLAEPPLCFIGVDAPDFNFGLEVPLRRAGIPVVHFVSPSIWAWRGGRIRTIARAVDHILCLFPFEPEIYARAGIPATYVGHPLADVIPMVPDVAGARAELGLPAGHRIVAVLPGSRQSEVRNLGATFFAAMARMQRMDPNLAFALPAASAPLRAIVEDLHRQYPELRLTIVDGKSHQAMEAADVVLLASGTATLEAALYKKPMVISYKVPWLTAQIMKRQGYLPYVGLPNILSGRFVVPELLQDDATPEALARETLLQLNDEGNTAFLYEHFTRMHETLKCNTAQLAADVVVDLMRSRGTV